Proteins encoded together in one Clostridium felsineum DSM 794 window:
- a CDS encoding glycosyltransferase, whose translation MNLHLDELYYQKKLQTLTIRKTFSSHFKPGITIITPTNKPDFMKNIRKNFTRCSYPKVEFIIILNSDLLNIEMYKRYFSGIPNIKIYKLGKNTSLGESLNFGIEHSNYNYVAKLDDDDYYGKNYIEDAMNIFNYTNADIVGKSSHFIYFEKNKFLNLWHSDHDNQYAKAIAGATFVMKKYIFKKVKFHNLNNGEDLDLLRKCNSLGFRIYSGDIFNYVYNRHIDIQNHSWKINNSDLISKSKYITTTGSYHSLVSI comes from the coding sequence ATGAATTTGCATTTAGATGAATTATATTATCAAAAAAAACTTCAAACTTTGACTATTAGAAAAACTTTTTCATCTCACTTTAAGCCAGGAATAACTATAATAACTCCTACCAATAAACCTGATTTCATGAAGAATATAAGAAAAAATTTCACAAGATGCAGCTATCCTAAAGTAGAATTTATAATTATTTTAAACTCTGATTTATTAAATATAGAAATGTATAAGCGCTATTTTTCTGGCATACCAAATATAAAAATATATAAATTAGGTAAAAATACTTCTCTTGGAGAAAGCCTTAATTTTGGAATAGAACATTCAAATTATAATTATGTTGCCAAATTAGATGATGACGATTATTACGGAAAAAACTATATTGAAGACGCTATGAATATTTTTAATTATACAAATGCTGATATAGTAGGAAAGTCTTCACACTTTATATATTTTGAAAAAAACAAATTTTTAAATCTTTGGCATTCTGATCATGACAATCAATATGCTAAAGCCATAGCTGGTGCAACCTTTGTAATGAAAAAATATATATTTAAAAAGGTTAAATTTCATAATTTAAATAATGGTGAAGATTTAGATCTTCTACGTAAGTGCAATTCCTTAGGCTTTAGAATCTATTCTGGTGATATATTTAACTATGTATACAATAGACATATAGATATTCAAAATCACAGCTGGAAAATTAATAACTCTGATTTAATATCTAAAAGTAAATATATTACTACTACCGGTAGTTACCATTCCTTAGTATCCATATAA
- a CDS encoding AEC family transporter has product MKLFLQMLNLQFAMFVLILIGIIAKKIKIVSASAQKSLSDLLIYFILPCNIIESFQGKLTHNLMANSLISLVISLIIQVLSIVLGRVLFFRFSDKMKPVMKYGLICSNSSFIGLPVINNVYNSIGVLYASIFQIPIRITMWTSGLAEFTGRKVDENGTVQPIFTKKTIKNLMLHPCIVAVFLGLAIMVFNIPLPKFINKSIAFMSQCTIPISMIVIGCILAECKINQLFDKATFYFTFIRLLAFPLLIFFVLKLLKIDPLITGVATLLTGMPAGTTTAILADKYGCDAVFASTIIFTSTLFSIITIPILCALF; this is encoded by the coding sequence ATGAAATTGTTTTTACAGATGCTAAACTTGCAGTTTGCTATGTTTGTTTTAATTTTAATTGGCATTATTGCAAAGAAAATTAAAATTGTAAGTGCTTCAGCACAAAAAAGTCTATCGGATTTATTAATTTATTTTATACTTCCCTGCAATATTATTGAATCCTTTCAGGGAAAACTCACACATAATTTAATGGCTAATTCTCTTATTTCCCTTGTAATTTCACTGATTATCCAGGTTCTCTCTATTGTTTTAGGACGAGTACTATTTTTTCGCTTTTCAGATAAAATGAAGCCTGTGATGAAATATGGACTTATATGTTCTAACTCCAGCTTTATTGGACTTCCTGTTATAAATAATGTTTATAATTCCATTGGAGTACTCTACGCTTCCATTTTTCAAATACCTATACGTATTACTATGTGGACTTCTGGTTTAGCCGAGTTTACTGGCAGAAAGGTTGATGAAAATGGCACGGTTCAGCCTATTTTCACAAAGAAAACAATTAAAAATTTGATGCTTCACCCATGTATTGTAGCTGTATTTTTGGGACTTGCTATTATGGTTTTTAATATTCCCTTACCAAAATTTATTAACAAAAGTATTGCTTTTATGAGCCAGTGTACAATTCCAATCTCTATGATTGTGATTGGATGTATTTTAGCAGAGTGTAAAATAAACCAGCTTTTTGATAAAGCAACCTTTTATTTTACTTTTATTCGTCTGCTAGCCTTTCCTTTGCTTATTTTTTTTGTATTAAAGCTTTTAAAAATAGATCCTCTTATTACCGGTGTGGCTACACTTCTAACTGGAATGCCTGCTGGAACTACCACTGCCATACTTGCTGATAAATATGGTTGTGATGCTGTTTTTGCATCTACCATTATTTTTACCTCAACTTTATTTTCAATTATTACTATACCTATTTTATGTGCACTATTTTAA
- a CDS encoding AEC family transporter gives MNTNIINQIIILTLMMIVGVVLRKRKIITDEVNKGISNILMSLTLPCMIIYSFNFDFSMDMLKKAIMIFFYSVGIHIFLIILSEPLYFKFGKSKKNVFKFATIFSNCGFVGFPIVQGIFGNIGVFYTAVFTIPFNIFMFTYGIMLFTGESNLKSIKKSLLNPPLICTLIGVIIFLFSIKLPIPLLKTLGSIGNMTTPISMFIVGSMLADVKLKEVFKGLDVYYLNLIKLIVAPILVYFILKLLGCDKTLLYICVVMVAMPTASLIGVFAERYNGDKTSASKCAFLTTILSVVTIPIIMSLI, from the coding sequence TTGAATACGAACATTATAAATCAAATAATTATATTAACACTGATGATGATAGTAGGAGTTGTTTTACGAAAAAGAAAAATAATTACCGATGAAGTGAATAAGGGAATCTCAAATATTCTAATGAGTCTTACTCTGCCATGTATGATAATTTATTCCTTTAATTTTGATTTTTCAATGGACATGTTAAAGAAGGCTATTATGATATTTTTTTATTCTGTAGGAATACATATCTTTCTTATAATTTTAAGTGAGCCTCTATATTTTAAGTTTGGCAAGTCAAAGAAAAATGTATTTAAATTTGCAACTATATTTTCAAATTGTGGATTTGTAGGTTTTCCCATAGTTCAAGGTATATTTGGAAATATTGGAGTGTTCTATACAGCAGTTTTTACAATTCCCTTTAATATTTTTATGTTTACTTATGGAATTATGCTTTTTACAGGAGAAAGTAATTTAAAAAGCATAAAAAAAAGCCTATTAAATCCACCACTTATCTGCACTCTTATAGGTGTTATAATATTTCTTTTTTCAATTAAACTTCCAATACCATTACTTAAAACCTTGGGCAGTATAGGTAATATGACAACTCCAATTTCTATGTTTATAGTGGGGTCTATGCTTGCAGATGTTAAATTAAAAGAAGTATTTAAAGGACTAGATGTTTATTATTTGAATCTTATAAAGCTTATAGTTGCACCAATTTTAGTTTATTTTATATTAAAGTTATTAGGTTGTGATAAAACTCTTTTGTATATATGTGTGGTTATGGTAGCAATGCCAACAGCTAGTTTAATAGGGGTGTTTGCAGAGAGGTACAATGGTGACAAAACTTCTGCTTCAAAATGTGCTTTTTTAACTACTATTCTTTCTGTAGTTACTATACCCATTATTATGTCTTTAATCTAG
- a CDS encoding helix-turn-helix domain-containing protein, which produces MEDLNLLVANNLKKIRKEKKLSLDKLSELTGISKSMLGQIERGESNPTITTLSKIAYGLKIQITTLITTAKTDTILMDKSSISPLLEDNGKYRLYPFFPYEDGRDFELYTLEFEKGGSLSTDGHIEGTEEFITVFQGEITIEIDNDKKYTVKKDNSIRFKADKPHTYYNLGDVLTKANLIVYRHP; this is translated from the coding sequence TTGGAGGATCTAAATTTATTAGTTGCAAACAACCTAAAAAAAATTCGTAAAGAGAAAAAATTAAGCTTAGATAAGTTATCAGAATTAACGGGTATAAGTAAAAGCATGCTTGGTCAAATTGAAAGAGGCGAGTCAAATCCAACTATTACCACACTAAGCAAAATTGCATATGGCTTAAAAATTCAAATTACTACTCTTATAACCACAGCAAAAACTGACACTATACTCATGGATAAAAGTAGTATTTCCCCTCTATTGGAGGACAATGGGAAATATAGATTATATCCTTTTTTCCCTTACGAAGATGGGAGAGATTTCGAACTTTATACCTTAGAATTTGAAAAAGGAGGATCTTTAAGTACTGATGGTCATATAGAAGGTACCGAAGAATTTATAACCGTATTTCAAGGTGAAATTACTATAGAAATAGATAATGATAAAAAATATACAGTAAAAAAAGATAATTCTATTAGATTCAAGGCTGATAAACCACATACTTATTATAACTTAGGTGATGTACTTACTAAAGCAAACCTAATAGTTTACAGACACCCTTAA
- a CDS encoding ZIP family metal transporter: MESFFLLEGIIGALGLLTGAIGIFMGIFFSFLIKKSGNRSKGTIIGFVGGLMLAIVCFDLLPEAFEIGSIYISIIGILLGLTLSVFLDGTLAHNSKLSTKDNKTRFLKAAILMAIGIGIHNIPSGVALGSLLATNTVKGLHLGVALIIHGIPEGLAIGIFLREGNVKTILTIIIAMLTSIPMGLGSALGGVVSKISEGMVCMSLTFAAGMILYIIYRETLPSARDTWKGRLSTIGNVLGMVAGMLIVACTH, from the coding sequence ATGGAAAGTTTTTTTCTTTTAGAAGGAATTATAGGAGCATTAGGATTACTTACTGGGGCTATTGGCATATTTATGGGAATATTCTTTTCTTTTTTAATTAAGAAAAGTGGTAACAGGTCTAAAGGTACTATTATTGGCTTTGTAGGAGGGTTGATGCTTGCTATAGTATGTTTTGATTTACTTCCAGAAGCTTTTGAAATAGGATCTATTTATATATCCATAATAGGAATTTTACTTGGACTTACTTTGTCAGTATTTTTAGACGGAACCCTAGCTCATAATAGTAAACTAAGTACTAAGGATAATAAAACTAGATTTCTCAAGGCAGCTATTTTGATGGCAATAGGTATTGGAATACATAATATACCTAGTGGAGTTGCTTTAGGTTCTTTACTTGCAACTAACACTGTAAAAGGTCTTCATTTAGGTGTGGCTTTAATAATTCATGGAATACCTGAAGGGCTTGCAATTGGAATTTTTCTTAGAGAAGGAAACGTGAAAACAATTTTAACTATAATAATAGCTATGCTTACTTCAATTCCTATGGGACTAGGTTCAGCACTTGGAGGAGTGGTGAGTAAAATATCTGAGGGGATGGTATGTATGAGTCTTACCTTTGCGGCGGGCATGATACTATACATAATATATAGAGAAACCCTTCCAAGTGCAAGGGATACCTGGAAGGGAAGGCTGTCAACTATAGGCAATGTATTAGGAATGGTAGCTGGTATGCTCATAGTAGCATGTACCCATTAG
- a CDS encoding heavy metal translocating P-type ATPase, producing the protein MIKKEFSIEGLDCANCAAKIENRLNKVKDIGHANVNFVTKTLTLEINNASSTHNVISEATALIKKIEPDVTISEKTSSKNTKKEFSIEGLDCANCAAKIENKLNETNGISYANVNFVTKTLTIEIDKTNNVSALVAKVTDIIKKLEPDVTITEIKEDIHVHNHTHGENTKKEIIRFGIGAAIFALAGLINFSDYIKLALYIISYVIVGYEVVLKSLKNIKRGEVFDENFLMSIATIGAFAIHQYPEAAAVMLFYQVGEILQGIAVNRSRKSITSLMDIRPDFANLKINSELKKVSPEKVSIGDIIVVKPGEKVPLDGKVIEGTSMIDTSALTGEAVPRKIEEGSSILSGVINKNGLLTIEVEKSFGQSTISKILNLVQNASNKKAPTENFITKFAKYYTPVVVFGALALSVIPPLVTGDSFSIWIYRALSFLVVSCPCALVVSIPLGFFGGIGGASKKGILVKGGNYLEALNNVDIVVFDKTGTLTRGVFKVTEIKPENNIKNDELLTYAAFAESYSNHPIATSILNAYGKEVSKNMVSDYEEISGYGIKVSLNGKKVLVGNSKLMTKENVAYNNVDTIGSVVHVAVENKYAGYIVISDEIKEDSKDAIKKLKSLGIKKTVMLTGDNKAVGNKVSQMLDLDEVHAELLPDQKVYEIERLFKEKSKKGKLVFVGDGINDAPVLARADIGIAMGGVGSDAAIEAADVVIMTDEPSKIASAIKIAKRTRSIVMQNIIFALAIKAVLLVLVAIGVGTMWEAVFGDVGVTLIAVLNSMRAMKSE; encoded by the coding sequence ATGATAAAAAAAGAGTTTTCAATTGAAGGGCTAGATTGTGCTAATTGTGCTGCTAAAATAGAAAATAGATTAAACAAAGTTAAGGATATAGGTCATGCTAATGTGAATTTTGTCACAAAAACTTTAACTCTTGAAATAAACAATGCAAGCAGTACTCATAATGTAATATCCGAAGCTACTGCTTTGATAAAAAAAATAGAACCTGATGTTACAATATCAGAAAAAACTAGCAGCAAAAATACAAAAAAAGAATTCTCAATAGAAGGTCTTGACTGTGCTAATTGCGCTGCTAAAATAGAAAACAAATTAAATGAAACTAATGGCATAAGTTATGCTAATGTAAACTTTGTAACAAAAACCCTTACTATTGAAATTGATAAAACAAATAATGTATCAGCATTAGTAGCTAAAGTTACTGATATAATAAAAAAATTAGAGCCAGATGTTACTATTACTGAAATAAAAGAAGATATTCATGTCCATAATCATACACATGGTGAAAATACTAAAAAAGAAATAATAAGGTTTGGCATTGGTGCAGCCATTTTTGCACTAGCAGGTCTCATAAATTTTTCAGATTATATAAAATTAGCACTATATATAATAAGTTATGTCATTGTGGGTTATGAGGTAGTATTAAAATCTCTTAAAAACATTAAACGCGGTGAAGTCTTCGATGAAAATTTTCTTATGAGTATTGCAACAATAGGCGCCTTTGCTATTCATCAATATCCTGAAGCTGCAGCAGTTATGCTATTTTATCAGGTAGGTGAAATACTTCAAGGAATAGCTGTAAATCGCTCAAGGAAATCTATAACCTCACTTATGGATATAAGACCTGACTTTGCTAACTTAAAAATAAACAGTGAGCTAAAAAAAGTATCACCTGAAAAAGTATCTATAGGAGATATTATTGTAGTAAAGCCTGGTGAAAAAGTTCCCCTAGATGGAAAGGTAATCGAAGGAACTTCAATGATAGATACTTCCGCTTTAACAGGAGAAGCAGTACCAAGAAAAATAGAAGAAGGTTCTAGCATTTTAAGCGGAGTTATTAATAAAAATGGGCTACTTACCATAGAAGTAGAAAAAAGCTTTGGACAATCAACTATTTCAAAGATTCTCAATTTAGTTCAAAATGCAAGCAATAAAAAAGCTCCTACAGAAAACTTCATAACAAAATTTGCTAAATACTATACTCCTGTTGTTGTTTTTGGTGCTCTCGCTTTATCTGTTATACCACCTCTTGTTACAGGAGATAGCTTCTCAATATGGATTTATAGAGCACTATCCTTCTTGGTAGTCTCTTGTCCTTGTGCATTAGTAGTATCTATTCCTCTCGGCTTCTTTGGCGGAATAGGTGGAGCTTCAAAAAAAGGAATACTTGTTAAGGGCGGTAATTATCTTGAAGCCTTGAATAATGTTGATATAGTAGTATTTGATAAAACAGGTACCCTAACACGTGGAGTATTTAAGGTTACTGAAATTAAGCCAGAAAATAATATTAAAAATGATGAACTTTTAACCTATGCAGCTTTTGCAGAAAGTTATTCTAATCATCCAATAGCTACTTCTATATTAAATGCGTACGGAAAAGAAGTATCTAAGAATATGGTTTCAGATTATGAAGAAATATCCGGTTACGGTATTAAAGTAAGCTTAAATGGCAAAAAAGTTTTAGTAGGTAACTCAAAGCTCATGACAAAAGAAAATGTAGCCTACAATAATGTAGATACTATTGGCAGTGTAGTTCATGTGGCTGTGGAAAATAAATATGCTGGATATATAGTTATCTCTGATGAGATTAAAGAAGATTCAAAGGATGCAATAAAAAAATTAAAAAGTCTTGGAATTAAGAAAACAGTAATGCTAACAGGTGACAATAAGGCTGTTGGAAATAAAGTGTCACAAATGTTAGATTTGGACGAAGTTCACGCTGAATTACTTCCAGATCAAAAGGTTTATGAAATAGAACGTCTATTCAAGGAAAAATCAAAAAAAGGCAAATTAGTCTTTGTGGGTGATGGAATAAATGATGCTCCTGTTTTAGCCCGTGCAGACATTGGTATAGCCATGGGCGGTGTAGGCTCTGATGCTGCAATTGAAGCTGCTGATGTAGTTATAATGACTGATGAACCTTCAAAAATTGCTTCTGCTATAAAAATAGCTAAGAGAACAAGAAGCATTGTTATGCAAAATATAATCTTTGCACTAGCTATAAAAGCTGTATTATTAGTTCTTGTAGCTATCGGTGTAGGAACTATGTGGGAAGCAGTATTTGGTGATGTTGGAGTAACCCTAATTGCTGTGTTAAACTCCATGCGGGCTATGAAAAGTGAATAA
- a CDS encoding glycerophosphodiester phosphodiesterase family protein: protein MFSKKFKFISVIISIIVLLSLYNKICSHENTSYNNIYLTSNVHATKIIAHRANYFNEPENSILGIKDCINYKVDYAEIDVQETKDGVVVLMHDKNLRRLTGLNKNVDELTYKKLKSLNLRRHFFRSTTEKIPTLQQAINQSRGKLNLIIEIKPYGNTDDLLKKVVIIMEKNHITKGSMIHSCDYSILEKVRKLDPNISTGYILSSPFTNISYMNVNFFSVRKNLLSPRLVKILHKSKKQIFVWTLDNKKAMIKASSLHVDGIITDTPDLLKDTLKKPDKEFI from the coding sequence ATGTTCTCTAAAAAATTTAAATTTATATCTGTAATTATATCAATAATTGTTTTGCTTTCTTTATACAATAAGATTTGTTCCCATGAAAACACCTCTTATAATAATATTTATTTAACTTCAAATGTACATGCTACAAAGATAATTGCACATAGAGCAAACTATTTTAATGAACCTGAAAATTCTATATTAGGCATAAAGGACTGTATTAATTACAAGGTTGACTATGCTGAAATTGATGTTCAAGAAACTAAGGATGGCGTAGTTGTATTAATGCATGATAAGAATTTAAGAAGACTTACTGGTTTAAATAAAAATGTAGATGAATTAACCTATAAAAAACTTAAAAGCTTAAACTTGCGTCGTCATTTTTTCAGATCTACAACAGAAAAAATTCCAACCTTGCAACAGGCTATAAATCAATCCAGGGGAAAATTAAATTTAATAATAGAGATTAAACCCTATGGTAATACTGACGACTTGCTTAAAAAAGTAGTTATAATCATGGAAAAAAATCATATAACCAAGGGCTCTATGATTCATTCTTGCGATTATAGTATTTTAGAAAAGGTAAGAAAATTAGATCCTAATATATCAACAGGTTACATATTAAGTTCTCCTTTTACAAATATATCTTATATGAACGTGAATTTTTTTAGCGTAAGAAAAAACTTACTCAGTCCTAGATTAGTGAAAATTCTTCATAAATCTAAAAAACAAATTTTTGTTTGGACTTTAGATAATAAAAAAGCTATGATAAAAGCTTCTAGTCTCCATGTAGATGGTATTATAACTGATACTCCTGATTTACTAAAAGATACTCTCAAAAAACCAGATAAGGAATTTATATAA
- a CDS encoding LysE family translocator, whose protein sequence is MLHIFFKGLITGLIIGMPLGPIGAICLKLALTRGVSFGFAAGLGSCLVDSVYVLVGSTGITFVYKFFNLHRHSFKLFGGILLLMFGVKFILSKKEASTKISNGKTLLKSFLSTFIIALANPTAIFSTIFIFTSFGTKHLNTIFSKLTLILGVFCGSLLWIIMIIMSTKKFNKSMTSHKISIINKAVGILIMGFGIVFVISSFKL, encoded by the coding sequence ATGTTACACATATTTTTTAAAGGACTCATTACAGGCTTAATAATTGGAATGCCGCTGGGTCCAATTGGTGCTATATGTTTAAAACTAGCACTTACAAGAGGGGTTTCCTTTGGTTTCGCCGCAGGCTTAGGCTCCTGCCTTGTAGATTCAGTTTACGTATTAGTAGGCAGTACAGGCATTACTTTTGTCTACAAATTTTTCAATCTACATAGGCACTCCTTTAAGCTATTTGGCGGCATACTGCTATTAATGTTTGGAGTCAAATTCATTTTATCCAAAAAGGAAGCTAGCACAAAAATTTCAAATGGTAAAACCCTTTTAAAATCATTTCTATCTACCTTTATAATTGCATTAGCAAACCCAACAGCAATATTTTCAACTATTTTTATATTTACTAGCTTCGGCACTAAACACCTTAATACTATATTTTCAAAACTCACTTTAATCTTAGGAGTTTTTTGTGGCAGCCTTTTATGGATTATTATGATAATTATGTCCACTAAAAAATTCAACAAAAGTATGACTTCTCATAAGATTTCTATTATAAACAAAGCTGTAGGCATACTAATTATGGGCTTTGGTATAGTCTTTGTTATTAGCAGCTTCAAGTTATAG
- a CDS encoding sensor histidine kinase codes for MNRKHLCSRLEIKLIISIIFSLVVALSIFVLLENIGDNILDNYFDKNYFVENQKKKTLTDFKEYISENHIKIGDTKKISQWANKKKYVNLYIYKDNKLIYDHNMDDVDEYTPSQSPVVVLDKELYNIKFSDEVGKVYLECFFQYKYYSITSLINVTVSFLCFVVIMVFFIRRKTRYIKKLERELKILEGGNLDYEITIKGNDELFSLAQGINEMRKSFVEKLESEEKARLANTELITAMSHDLRTPLTALVGYLDIIEYKKYKTEENLKQYIHNSREKAYQIKCLSDKLFEYFIVFNTADDNIELESFNGNELLDQLLSEQIFILEDAGFNFKFKACNEPFKLRVNLISIRRVFDNIFSNISKYADKSESIKVLYYIEASKLFICIENKINSNLKGVNSTGIGLKTCKKIIKQHNGKVISKSVENIFLVKISLPIT; via the coding sequence TTGAATAGAAAACATTTATGTAGCAGGTTGGAGATAAAGTTGATTATTAGTATAATATTTTCACTTGTAGTAGCTTTAAGTATATTCGTTTTGCTAGAGAATATAGGTGATAATATACTTGATAATTATTTTGATAAAAATTATTTTGTAGAGAATCAAAAAAAGAAAACCTTAACCGATTTTAAAGAATATATATCAGAAAATCACATTAAGATAGGTGATACAAAAAAGATAAGTCAATGGGCTAATAAAAAGAAATACGTAAATTTATATATATATAAAGACAATAAATTAATTTATGACCATAACATGGACGATGTAGATGAGTACACTCCTTCACAAAGTCCAGTGGTTGTTTTAGACAAGGAACTTTATAATATTAAATTTAGTGATGAAGTGGGGAAAGTTTATTTAGAATGTTTTTTTCAGTATAAATATTATTCAATTACTAGTTTAATTAATGTTACTGTTTCATTCTTATGTTTTGTTGTAATTATGGTGTTTTTCATAAGAAGAAAGACAAGGTACATAAAAAAACTTGAAAGGGAATTGAAAATATTAGAGGGTGGTAATTTAGATTATGAGATTACCATTAAAGGAAATGACGAGCTTTTTTCTTTAGCACAAGGCATTAACGAAATGAGAAAATCCTTTGTTGAAAAATTAGAGAGTGAAGAAAAGGCAAGGTTAGCTAACACAGAGTTAATAACGGCAATGTCACATGATTTGAGAACTCCGCTTACAGCTTTAGTGGGATATTTGGATATTATAGAATATAAAAAATATAAGACTGAGGAAAATCTAAAGCAGTATATTCACAATAGTAGAGAAAAAGCATACCAAATTAAGTGTCTTTCTGATAAGTTATTTGAATACTTTATAGTTTTTAATACTGCTGATGATAATATAGAGCTGGAAAGCTTTAATGGAAATGAACTTTTAGATCAGCTTCTAAGTGAACAGATTTTTATACTAGAAGATGCTGGCTTTAATTTTAAATTTAAGGCTTGCAATGAACCTTTCAAGTTAAGAGTGAATTTAATTTCTATACGTAGAGTTTTTGATAATATTTTTTCTAATATATCAAAATACGCAGATAAATCAGAGTCTATTAAAGTTCTATATTATATAGAGGCTAGCAAACTATTTATTTGTATTGAAAACAAAATAAATAGCAATTTAAAAGGTGTAAATAGCACAGGTATAGGACTAAAAACCTGCAAGAAGATTATTAAGCAGCATAATGGAAAGGTTATAAGTAAAAGTGTGGAGAATATTTTTTTAGTTAAGATTAGTTTACCTATAACTTGA
- a CDS encoding response regulator transcription factor has translation MQNILIADDNKEIREIVCVLLNSEGYNVIEAVDGEDAVIKVDDTIDLIILDVMMPIKSGFKACVEIREKTKAPILLLTAKTQDSDKYIGFSSGCDDYLSKPFSYTELVSRVKALLRRYYVYKGKETVSFSEDINIDGLIIKTTSNEVLVDDKEIVLTETEYKILLLMAHNPKKVFSAQNLYESVWEEPYFYSCNNTIMVHIRNLRRKLEKNPQEPKYIKTVWGKGYRIE, from the coding sequence ATGCAGAATATTTTGATAGCTGATGATAATAAAGAGATAAGAGAAATAGTATGTGTGCTATTAAACAGTGAAGGTTATAACGTAATAGAAGCAGTGGACGGTGAAGATGCTGTAATTAAAGTGGATGATACTATAGATTTGATTATACTTGATGTAATGATGCCTATAAAATCCGGTTTTAAGGCATGTGTGGAAATTCGAGAAAAAACAAAAGCACCTATTTTACTCTTAACGGCTAAAACACAGGATTCAGATAAATACATAGGCTTTTCTTCTGGCTGTGATGATTATTTATCAAAACCATTTTCTTATACAGAACTTGTATCAAGAGTTAAAGCACTTTTAAGAAGGTACTACGTATATAAAGGAAAAGAGACAGTTTCCTTTAGTGAGGATATTAATATAGATGGATTAATAATAAAAACAACTTCCAATGAGGTATTAGTGGATGATAAAGAAATTGTACTTACAGAAACTGAATATAAAATATTGCTTTTGATGGCACATAACCCTAAAAAGGTATTTTCGGCACAGAATTTATATGAAAGTGTATGGGAAGAACCTTATTTTTATTCTTGTAATAATACCATTATGGTGCACATAAGAAATTTAAGACGTAAGCTAGAAAAAAATCCTCAAGAGCCTAAATATATAAAAACAGTTTGGGGAAAGGGGTATAGGATTGAATAG